One stretch of Bremerella cremea DNA includes these proteins:
- a CDS encoding tetratricopeptide repeat protein, with protein MNRLLPPARRVAIALTLTVTTVIGCQRGSELANKPEQPVTPVSAPQPFNAPDNVRPMTQLAAHLSISEAYKNIVDNPHISPERTPPVESESAPNPSVSLDKIRFPLKIERSVKPEQSAPSEITPQVAAAPINRPSQPPGHFDTPQAPLDLNPPTIAPPSQQSALILEPSPQDLPQRIAPPIESHPRFETVAPQPAPVPRQTIEPNYLRNLPPTGRFTQDNAQPKPNLDFEAPQGPFVSGPPASFVSLAPAATPANPALAPARNTVEDLKGPGLSVPAPRQPARPSPEQVTPPPQSRPEIDHALIAVRGRMNSLVDHGLVLAQRGAYFSARAEFIQALRLATQTLDTAERTHRHSDALAEALAALDEAGDFIPSGARLEANVDLDLVVSSHRTPVLKDKDLEHETTLTATQQYFSFAQQKLMVACAGIPETSRALVGMGRIQEYLYQTAGDNRTLIGPRSIALFQTALAIDGRNFEAANELGVLLARYGQFEEAKQALLQGVKSVPRPEIWQNLASIHETLGELELAQRAKQEAEMAQQFVQLNGDLNTVRWVTPEEMARHGQANANLKQSVPADNIPPIAQRRTTQSTR; from the coding sequence ATGAATCGACTTCTGCCCCCAGCTCGAAGAGTTGCCATCGCGCTGACTTTAACGGTTACAACCGTTATCGGGTGTCAGCGTGGTTCGGAACTTGCCAACAAGCCAGAGCAACCGGTTACCCCAGTATCCGCTCCGCAACCGTTTAATGCGCCGGACAATGTGCGTCCAATGACCCAATTGGCAGCGCACCTTTCCATCAGCGAAGCCTACAAGAACATCGTTGATAACCCGCACATCTCGCCCGAGCGCACTCCTCCGGTCGAATCGGAGTCGGCCCCCAACCCTTCGGTCTCGCTCGATAAGATTCGCTTTCCCTTGAAGATCGAGCGCTCGGTCAAACCGGAACAATCCGCACCAAGTGAAATAACACCGCAAGTCGCTGCAGCCCCAATAAATCGCCCCAGCCAACCACCAGGCCACTTCGATACCCCCCAAGCCCCGCTGGATTTGAATCCGCCGACAATTGCTCCTCCTTCGCAACAATCGGCGTTAATACTCGAACCATCGCCCCAAGATCTTCCCCAGCGGATTGCCCCGCCGATTGAATCGCATCCGCGTTTCGAAACGGTTGCTCCTCAACCAGCGCCGGTGCCACGTCAAACCATCGAGCCAAACTATCTTCGGAACCTGCCTCCCACAGGCCGATTCACGCAAGATAACGCGCAGCCCAAGCCCAATCTTGATTTTGAAGCTCCCCAGGGGCCATTCGTCAGCGGACCACCAGCTTCCTTTGTTAGCCTTGCTCCTGCTGCCACTCCGGCCAATCCAGCTTTAGCGCCTGCACGCAATACCGTCGAAGACCTCAAAGGGCCTGGCCTATCTGTCCCTGCCCCCCGGCAGCCGGCACGACCTTCGCCCGAACAGGTAACACCTCCGCCGCAATCACGTCCGGAGATCGATCATGCATTGATCGCCGTGCGAGGAAGGATGAACTCGCTAGTCGATCATGGCTTAGTTCTCGCCCAACGAGGTGCTTACTTTTCCGCTCGGGCAGAATTCATTCAGGCCTTGCGGCTCGCGACTCAAACGCTCGATACGGCGGAACGAACACACCGCCATAGCGATGCCTTGGCCGAAGCCCTGGCAGCCTTGGACGAGGCGGGCGACTTCATTCCCTCCGGGGCTCGTCTAGAAGCGAATGTCGATCTTGACTTGGTGGTTAGCTCGCATCGCACGCCGGTGCTCAAAGACAAAGACCTAGAACACGAAACCACGCTTACCGCAACGCAACAGTATTTTTCGTTTGCTCAGCAGAAACTAATGGTGGCCTGTGCGGGCATTCCCGAAACATCACGTGCGTTGGTTGGCATGGGGCGAATCCAGGAATACCTGTATCAAACTGCCGGCGACAATCGGACCTTGATCGGGCCTCGCTCGATTGCCTTGTTTCAAACCGCCTTGGCAATCGATGGACGGAACTTTGAAGCAGCCAACGAATTGGGCGTGTTGCTGGCACGTTACGGCCAGTTCGAGGAAGCCAAGCAAGCTTTGCTGCAAGGCGTAAAATCGGTTCCCCGTCCTGAAATCTGGCAAAACCTCGCTTCGATTCACGAAACGCTGGGAGAATTGGAATTAGCCCAGCGAGCCAAGCAAGAAGCGGAAATGGCTCAACAATTCGTTCAGCTAAACGGCGACCTGAACACGGTCCGATGGGTTACTCCGGAAGAAATGGCGCGCCATGGCCAAGCCAATGCCAACTTAAAGCAATCGGTTCCCGCAGATAACATTCCGCCGATCGCACAGCGTCGCACTACTCAATCGACTCGATAA
- a CDS encoding redoxin domain-containing protein, whose product MNHPLRCFAVATFLFGFLAVSSFARESKIEPQPIGKHIEQFELKDFRGKTYKLSDYSDSNVVVLAFIGCECPVAKRYTVTLQKLAQEFKDDGVTILAIDANQHDSITEMAAFAKVHSLEIPFLKDLANRLADQVGARRTPEVILLDQGRTIQYRGRVDDHFLVGNVREGSTRDDLKIAIQEVLAGQPVTVKETEPVGCHIGRILEADESAQVTYSNQVSRILQNRCIECHREGEIAPFALTDYDEVVGWSEMIAEVVEDQRMPPWHADPKYGHFSNDRSLSEQEKKTILDWVEAGAPQGDPQQLPQPKTFVPGWSLPQKPDLILDITQTGKPELVPAEGEVEYKYIRVDPGFKEDVWIKGAELRPGNLQVVHHILCFAIPPGTNMEKFQGGARSFLVGYVPGKLAENYPDGMAKRIPAGSALIFQMHYTPIGSPQEDLSQLGLSFIDEKEVKHEIHTTSALQRRLAIPPGDANHQVEADSPRSQDDKTVLLGFMPHMHLRGKSFRYMYVSPDGQEETLIDIPHYDFNWQTAYILAEPREMPKGSYIHAVAHFDNSKNNLFNPDPTTTVRWGDQTSDEMMIGYFDVAVPKDGVAPDPGIGLLVLGASQKDLANRAQDIVRRFDKNGDNIVQQNEVTLVGLGLFKKFDLNGNQEVTIEEVHHNLEGNIELLQALRKLK is encoded by the coding sequence GTGAACCATCCTCTTCGTTGCTTCGCCGTCGCCACTTTTCTTTTCGGTTTCCTCGCTGTCTCTTCATTCGCCCGCGAATCGAAGATCGAACCGCAACCGATTGGCAAGCATATTGAACAGTTCGAGCTAAAAGACTTTCGCGGCAAAACCTACAAGCTATCCGACTACAGCGATAGTAACGTCGTGGTGCTGGCATTCATCGGATGTGAATGCCCTGTGGCGAAAAGGTACACGGTGACGCTGCAAAAGCTGGCCCAGGAATTCAAAGACGACGGCGTCACCATTCTGGCCATCGACGCCAATCAGCACGATTCGATTACCGAAATGGCCGCTTTTGCCAAGGTCCATTCCCTGGAAATTCCCTTCCTGAAAGACCTAGCCAACCGTTTAGCCGACCAAGTCGGCGCCCGTCGAACCCCTGAGGTGATCCTTTTGGACCAAGGGAGAACCATTCAGTATCGAGGCCGCGTTGACGATCATTTTCTGGTGGGCAATGTCCGTGAAGGATCGACCCGCGACGATCTCAAAATCGCGATTCAGGAAGTTCTCGCTGGCCAGCCCGTTACCGTTAAGGAAACCGAACCGGTGGGCTGCCATATTGGCCGAATCCTAGAAGCGGACGAATCGGCCCAGGTAACTTACTCGAACCAAGTTTCCCGAATCCTTCAAAATCGCTGCATTGAATGTCATCGTGAGGGCGAGATTGCCCCGTTTGCCTTGACAGACTACGACGAGGTGGTGGGCTGGTCGGAGATGATTGCGGAAGTGGTTGAGGATCAACGGATGCCACCATGGCACGCGGACCCGAAGTATGGCCATTTCTCGAACGACCGAAGTTTGAGCGAGCAGGAAAAAAAGACCATTCTCGATTGGGTAGAAGCAGGCGCCCCTCAAGGGGATCCTCAGCAACTCCCCCAACCCAAGACCTTCGTGCCAGGCTGGTCACTTCCACAGAAGCCTGACTTGATCTTAGATATCACCCAGACCGGGAAACCAGAACTAGTCCCGGCGGAAGGGGAAGTCGAATACAAATACATCCGCGTCGATCCTGGCTTCAAGGAAGATGTCTGGATTAAGGGAGCCGAACTGCGCCCTGGCAATCTGCAAGTTGTTCACCACATCCTTTGCTTTGCGATTCCCCCCGGTACCAATATGGAGAAGTTCCAAGGAGGAGCGCGCAGCTTTCTGGTGGGCTACGTACCGGGCAAGCTCGCTGAAAACTACCCTGACGGCATGGCGAAGCGAATTCCAGCGGGCTCGGCTTTGATCTTTCAGATGCACTACACGCCAATCGGCTCACCTCAGGAAGACCTCAGCCAACTTGGGCTGTCCTTTATCGACGAAAAAGAGGTGAAGCACGAAATTCATACAACCAGCGCATTGCAGCGTCGTCTCGCGATTCCACCTGGCGACGCCAATCACCAGGTCGAAGCCGATTCTCCTCGTTCTCAAGATGACAAGACGGTATTGCTTGGTTTCATGCCGCACATGCACCTACGCGGCAAATCCTTCCGCTACATGTATGTTTCTCCCGATGGGCAAGAAGAAACTTTGATCGATATTCCTCACTACGATTTCAACTGGCAAACCGCCTACATCCTGGCCGAACCGCGTGAGATGCCGAAAGGTTCGTACATTCACGCTGTCGCGCATTTCGACAACTCGAAGAATAATCTGTTTAATCCCGATCCAACAACAACGGTTCGCTGGGGGGATCAAACGAGTGATGAAATGATGATTGGCTACTTCGACGTTGCAGTTCCCAAAGATGGCGTGGCCCCCGATCCTGGCATCGGACTTTTAGTTCTCGGGGCAAGCCAAAAAGATCTAGCCAACCGGGCTCAAGATATCGTCCGGCGTTTCGATAAAAACGGAGACAACATTGTGCAGCAAAACGAAGTCACGCTGGTTGGGCTGGGGCTGTTCAAGAAATTTGATCTCAATGGCAACCAAGAGGTCACCATCGAGGAAGTTCACCATAACCTGGAAGGAAACATCGAGTTGCTTCAAGCCCTACGGAAGTTGAAGTAG
- a CDS encoding diguanylate cyclase, which yields MNTPADPQFDCCPIRSRVLVVDDDKLIRTLICEFLTREGYEIVQAANCLEALELLEDPKHKFKFMVTDWELPDGNGIDLIRHARHLVQSHYMYIVMATSHGNRENLTTAFNAGADDFLTKPIDRSELIARIRAGQRILNLETRLTQLANSDELTGLPTRRVFEELVAKEWSRAQRYRLPLSCVIFDIDFFKRINDIHGHKAGDQVLREVSRVFAASVRKSDIICRYGGEEFCALLPETTSAQAYIWADNFRKRIAATEIILDTAVVNVSISLGLAEPLSEMEEFTDLIEIADQCLLEAKGNGRNQVVAFNSLHTQISCDPTGHLEDFFQGAIAADAMMPIVSSVTPQSSVLAVSKFFLDYRIPSAPVVDDSGTLVGIVCEKDLLAAAIRSNAHKIQISEVMRRNLICYPPGISLRIVWEFFNRVSIRTVLIADNGKAVGIISRHSILRWFANTAWKRNSQDAQFTFQGEQEQRLAVLRLDHAAKLLAETSRQLTADVQSRIPEEHGAMVVGTVSKMQDLMVELLASVGGIDCNGVLNIDPTIESCGE from the coding sequence TTGAATACTCCAGCGGATCCACAATTCGATTGCTGTCCGATTCGCAGCCGCGTGTTGGTTGTGGATGACGACAAGCTTATTCGAACTCTCATCTGCGAGTTTCTGACGCGTGAAGGATACGAAATTGTCCAGGCTGCAAATTGCTTGGAAGCCCTTGAGCTATTAGAAGACCCCAAGCATAAATTCAAGTTCATGGTTACCGACTGGGAGTTGCCAGACGGTAACGGTATCGACTTGATTCGCCATGCTCGCCACTTGGTCCAATCGCATTACATGTATATCGTGATGGCCACATCGCATGGCAATCGCGAGAATCTGACAACGGCGTTCAATGCTGGTGCGGATGATTTTCTCACCAAGCCCATCGACCGAAGCGAGTTGATCGCGCGGATACGGGCCGGGCAACGAATTCTTAATCTAGAAACGCGCCTGACTCAACTGGCAAACTCCGATGAGTTAACAGGGTTGCCAACACGGCGGGTCTTCGAGGAATTAGTTGCTAAGGAATGGAGCCGGGCACAACGCTACCGTTTGCCGTTGTCTTGCGTGATCTTTGATATCGATTTCTTTAAGCGAATCAACGACATTCATGGCCACAAGGCCGGCGATCAAGTTTTACGCGAAGTATCGCGTGTGTTTGCCGCTTCGGTGCGGAAGTCCGACATTATCTGTCGGTATGGTGGGGAAGAATTTTGCGCTTTGCTTCCGGAAACAACTTCGGCGCAGGCTTATATCTGGGCGGATAATTTCCGCAAACGCATTGCAGCGACCGAGATTATCCTTGATACGGCTGTCGTTAACGTATCAATCAGCCTAGGGCTGGCTGAACCACTGTCGGAAATGGAAGAATTTACTGACTTGATCGAGATTGCGGATCAATGTTTGCTTGAAGCCAAGGGAAACGGACGAAACCAGGTGGTGGCCTTTAACAGTCTGCATACCCAGATTAGTTGCGACCCGACTGGGCACCTGGAAGATTTTTTCCAAGGGGCAATCGCGGCCGACGCCATGATGCCGATCGTGAGTAGTGTGACACCTCAATCCAGTGTCTTGGCTGTCAGTAAATTCTTTCTCGACTACCGAATTCCTTCTGCTCCGGTAGTCGATGATAGTGGAACGTTGGTTGGCATCGTTTGCGAGAAAGATTTATTAGCGGCGGCGATACGATCGAACGCACACAAAATTCAAATCTCCGAAGTCATGCGGCGCAATTTGATCTGTTACCCTCCGGGGATTAGCCTGCGAATCGTCTGGGAATTTTTCAACCGTGTTTCGATCCGCACGGTCCTGATCGCCGATAATGGGAAAGCTGTCGGCATTATCAGCCGCCATAGTATTCTACGGTGGTTTGCAAATACGGCCTGGAAGAGAAATAGCCAAGATGCTCAGTTCACCTTCCAAGGCGAGCAGGAACAACGCTTGGCGGTACTACGTTTAGATCATGCCGCCAAACTGCTGGCAGAAACCTCGCGGCAACTTACTGCGGATGTCCAATCGCGGATTCCGGAAGAACATGGAGCGATGGTCGTCGGAACCGTTTCGAAAATGCAAGACCTCATGGTCGAGCTACTTGCATCGGTTGGCGGTATCGACTGCAATGGCGTGCTTAACATCGATCCAACGATTGAGTCTTGCGGCGAGTGA
- a CDS encoding polysaccharide biosynthesis/export family protein — protein MRNSIFIISGLVFAFCISPAWAQYAEQGYDPRTSDILVGVDSTDPTCEGEPHWNARRPIPWQVFAQGEYVGPARTPHVPEYRLRVDDQIDFVFRLSRQETSQVYRLNVGDEIKIESLTDKQLDRERVEVMPDGSITVMLLGRVQAARRSIQEVRDDLEKKYQKYYKVPSITVTPVKINTKLEDLRATVDSRAGVGGQQRSSRVIPDGTVQLPALGSIPAQGLTLDELKREIDERYAREIEGIEVTPVLIQRAARFVYVLGEVPNPGRYELTGPTTAIQSVAMAGGWNVGANLREIVVFRRAEDWRLVATKLDLKGALYGKRPAPSDELWIRDADIVIVPKSPILWADEFIELVFTKGIYGVVPFQGVNISVNKLTTF, from the coding sequence ATGCGTAACTCGATTTTTATCATCAGCGGACTGGTGTTCGCTTTCTGCATCTCGCCAGCTTGGGCTCAATACGCCGAGCAAGGTTACGATCCTCGTACGAGCGATATCCTGGTTGGCGTCGATTCGACCGACCCGACCTGTGAAGGGGAACCGCATTGGAACGCACGGCGTCCGATTCCTTGGCAGGTGTTTGCCCAAGGGGAATACGTTGGTCCTGCACGAACGCCGCATGTTCCCGAGTATCGCTTGCGTGTCGACGACCAAATTGACTTTGTCTTTCGCTTATCACGCCAAGAGACCAGTCAGGTTTACCGGCTGAATGTCGGCGACGAAATTAAGATCGAGTCTTTAACCGACAAGCAGTTAGACCGCGAGCGGGTCGAGGTTATGCCGGACGGTTCTATTACGGTGATGCTGCTGGGACGGGTTCAGGCCGCTCGGCGCAGCATTCAAGAGGTGCGTGATGACCTCGAAAAGAAGTACCAGAAGTACTACAAAGTTCCCTCGATCACGGTAACTCCGGTAAAAATCAATACGAAGCTAGAAGACCTTCGCGCCACGGTCGACAGCCGGGCAGGCGTCGGTGGTCAACAGCGAAGCAGCCGAGTCATTCCTGATGGCACGGTCCAGCTTCCCGCGCTCGGTAGCATCCCGGCTCAAGGTTTGACGCTCGACGAATTGAAGCGTGAAATTGATGAACGTTATGCTCGCGAGATTGAAGGAATTGAGGTCACACCGGTACTCATTCAACGGGCAGCACGTTTTGTGTATGTTCTGGGTGAAGTCCCCAACCCAGGTCGGTATGAGTTGACCGGTCCCACTACGGCAATTCAAAGTGTCGCCATGGCTGGCGGCTGGAACGTCGGGGCCAACCTCCGCGAAATCGTGGTTTTTCGTCGAGCCGAAGACTGGCGTTTGGTGGCCACCAAACTTGATCTTAAAGGGGCTTTGTACGGCAAACGCCCAGCCCCATCCGATGAACTTTGGATTCGCGACGCCGATATCGTAATCGTCCCCAAAAGCCCTATTTTGTGGGCAGACGAGTTTATCGAGTTGGTCTTTACGAAAGGCATCTACGGCGTCGTCCCCTTCCAAGGGGTTAATATCAGCGTGAACAAGCTGACTACGTTCTAA